DNA from Thermoleophilum album:
CATTGCGGGCCGCTCCTAGACCTTGGTTGTGCTGCGTGAACACACGCACTCCGTAACGCGTTACGAGGAGATCGAGAATGCGCGCCTCAGGTTCAAAGCTCCCGTCGTTAACTACGATTACTTCGATGCGCTCATGGGTCTGCCTGACAGCAGATTGGACCGCCTCCTCAACGTACTTATGCATCCGAAAGTAAGGGATTACGATCGAGACGAGCGGCGTAGCACGAGGTGTGCTTAGTCTCAGCCGGGACTCCCTGCCACCGTTGTAAGTGTACGGCGTGCTGCGTGGTATGTAACGCGCCTTTGCCCGATCTCTGAAGGAGCGAAGTAGTGAATCGTAACCTGCTCTCACAAGCTTTGGGTCTGCCAGGCGGTTGAAGGCCCGCCTAGGCCGCTTCTCCGCGATCTTGGTGCGAACGATTTGTGGGTTCCTGACCAGTTCCTCAGCCGCGTCGGCCAGGGCGCTCGCGCCGGTGCTGCGAGCGAGCCACCCTGCGTCTTCGCTGCGGACCATCTCGGTAAGCCCGCCCACTGGCGTTGCGAGGACCGGCCGGTTGCACGCGAACGCCTCGAGTACCACGGTTGGCCAGTTCTCCCAGAGAGAAGGACAAACCACGACATCGTGCTTTGCCAATAACTCCGCGAGCTTCGTGCGGGGAACGCCGCTCTCGAAGCGGATGCGGGGATCCCCGGCCGCAACGGTTTCGAGTTGGACACGGAGAGAGGCTCCGAGCGGGCCAGTTTCGGTGTCGCCACCGACCAGCGTTAGTTCCCAGGACCGCTCCGCCAGCGAGAGGAATGCCTCCACGAGGTCCTCGACCCCTTTTCGCCGTTCTAAGCGGCCCATGTAGAGAAATCGCAAGGGCCGTAGCGGCCTGGGATCGTCCGGCCCCTGAGAAGCTTGCTGGAAGATCTCGGGATCGGGAAGTGCGTGTCTGATACGCAAGGCGGGTGCCAGCTGATTTCCGCCGTAGTAGCGCTGGTAGCTTGCCAACACGTCGCCCCCAGCCCAAAGTAACGCGTCGGCGTGGCTCAGGCAGTACCGTTCCGCTGCGAGTACTGTTGCCGTCTCGAAATCTTGAGGAAGGTGGCCCTCGAGCACCGCACATAGTTCAGCGGTCGTGTAGATGCGCGTCGCGACAGCGGTGTTACGCAACCAGGGGTCCTGAGCGCGTTTCGCCTGAACCGTGACCAGACCCTCCGCAAGGTAGTCGGGGAACTCGATTAAGTCGGGGCCACGGCGCGGAAAGAGCTCGCGCAAGCACTCAAAAACACCAGCGCTGTAGGCGTGCATGTGATTGTAGTACTCACCCCGTTGCTCGGGTTCTGTTACAAACGCAACCTGCACACCTTGAAGCCACCGCGGTAGCGAGCCCCGGCAGCGCTCGAAGCGCTCGCGATGCGCCGCCGTGGTAACAACTGTCAGGTCGCAGGCATCGGCCAGCGCCGCCAAAGTTCCCGCGACTTGGACCCCAATACCCGCGCCCCAAAATGGGTAGAGCTCGCGCGTGACGAAGCAGACGCTAGGACGCATAACGATCAGCCAGGAATCTAGAAGGAGCCACGTACTTTACCTTACCTTACCTTACCTTACCTTACCTTACGTCTTCAGGGCCTTCCTCACCACAACGGCGTAACCAGCGTAACTAGAGCCCATCAACGGTAACTAGCGACCATCTCCTCATACCGCCCGTGCGCCGGCGATGCCCCGCGCTGAGCGGAGCTTGTCGACTGGCCCGGCTCCCTGCTCGACCGGGGCTGCGCGCCTTCTTCCCACGGCGGCTAATACGCCTGTCGCTAACGCCAAAAACGAGAACAGCAACACCGGAAATCCATAGCGGTACGCAGAAACAGGTGCCATCACCAGCAGGCCAAAACTATAACCGATCGCGCTGGCCACGAAGAGCGTGCCTGCGAAGTACACGCGTTCGAGGGTGCGTCTGCGCAATACTGCGAGCAGGGCGATTGCACCGACTATCCACAGCATCGGTCTGTAGATCACCGAACCATTGTTTCGCTCGTCGGCAAAAGCACCGAGATACGTTCGCAGAACGCGGTTAGCGCCGTGAAAATGCAGCGCAAGACCGAGATTATTGGGGTCGATACCAGGATGTGTTACCCACACCGGTCGTTGACTGACGCCGAGCAGGGACAGAAGGAGTCGAGTACGCACTCGAACGTAGCTTACCGGTCTGTGGAGGATCTCGGAGCGCCATCGGGCCGCGAGCTCGGACACGTCGCGTGAAGAGAGGGGAGCGGGATAAGGCGCATCCGGACCAAACAGCAGTGCACGAGGTGACTCGGGCACCCACTTAGCGCGTAGTTCACCCACCGTTCGCATGCGCGGGCGTGGCGGGAGCAATAGGGTGTTCGCGCGATCGGAGAGGGCGGCTAGATCGTATACGTAAAGAGCCTGTTCGGGATGAAGACGGCTAATCGGTAACAAGCGCTTGGCCCCCTCAGTAACGGCGAGGGCGAGGATCGCCGACAGTAGTCCGGCGGCGCCTGCTATCCCAAGGCGGATCACACTTCGGTGGGAGCCGCTACGGCGCAAGGCCAGAAACGAGTACGCGGTGACGACGGTAGCGATAACAGGGAAAGCATTCTGGCGTGCAGCTTGGGCGAGCAGCAAGCACGCGGCGGCGATTAGAAGCGCGAGCATTTGACGCCGGCTGCTCCGGCGAGAGGGGTGCGC
Protein-coding regions in this window:
- a CDS encoding glycosyltransferase, which translates into the protein MRPSVCFVTRELYPFWGAGIGVQVAGTLAALADACDLTVVTTAAHRERFERCRGSLPRWLQGVQVAFVTEPEQRGEYYNHMHAYSAGVFECLRELFPRRGPDLIEFPDYLAEGLVTVQAKRAQDPWLRNTAVATRIYTTAELCAVLEGHLPQDFETATVLAAERYCLSHADALLWAGGDVLASYQRYYGGNQLAPALRIRHALPDPEIFQQASQGPDDPRPLRPLRFLYMGRLERRKGVEDLVEAFLSLAERSWELTLVGGDTETGPLGASLRVQLETVAAGDPRIRFESGVPRTKLAELLAKHDVVVCPSLWENWPTVVLEAFACNRPVLATPVGGLTEMVRSEDAGWLARSTGASALADAAEELVRNPQIVRTKIAEKRPRRAFNRLADPKLVRAGYDSLLRSFRDRAKARYIPRSTPYTYNGGRESRLRLSTPRATPLVSIVIPYFRMHKYVEEAVQSAVRQTHERIEVIVVNDGSFEPEARILDLLVTRYGVRVFTQHNQGLGAARNAGIAHARGRYIVPLDADDVLEPRFVERTLEALCGDPSLCYVTTWSLYVDDSGEPLGNGYQPLGNEARELLLHGNVAGPATALMPTAIFHRGFQYTEDLVSYEDWDLYARFAEAGLYGCVIPERLFRYRVRGDSMLRSVSERRMARLHGELAARRKEGQSSWTCRNA